In Capricornis sumatraensis isolate serow.1 chromosome 18, serow.2, whole genome shotgun sequence, one genomic interval encodes:
- the LOC138094342 gene encoding spermatogenic leucine zipper protein 1: MEVPTPSKTLKLPDLNEESLDPRIMTALFEIGSLPPVSCSSLPSLKSSDHEAIEQRIAKKFESLLKEIKDIVKHVTSYEQKVTETKESFKETNMSEVTELREKIIELDEINKVLVKKLLASLDLGKKENAKQQEMRLDNQNSEDTVQDCSRDLVNCSKGQNALPETQLSKEKAKHRFLHIQEENIRLRNNMEQLLQEVEHWSVEHTELSKLIKSYQESQNDINTLKNNGTHSLTQTNNESAKQELEEQVKRLRRDTYSLHLIATLLENECQILEQRVELLDELRHQKEEPLQGEPVQMNHEHNDKEQKPPEADKVKVHEKNTPEVEGAFHKRDQFFRSLDICHNKKAHNNQFNTRIAKRALVVKRPASSLS, encoded by the coding sequence ATGGAAGTGCCCACCCCCTCCAAAACACTTAAGCTTCCTGATCTCAATGAAGAGTCTTTGGACCCTAGGATTATGACTGCCTTATTTGAAATTGGATCACTTCCCCCAGTTTCTTGCAGTTCTCTTCCTTCGCTAAAAAGTAGTGACCATGAAGCAATTGAACAGCGAATTGCAAAGAAGTTTGAAAGCctcttaaaagaaattaaagatattgTTAAACATGTGACAAGTTATGAACAGAAGGTCACAGAAACAAAAGAATCTTTTAAGGAAACCAACATGTCTGAGGTGACAGAACTTAGAGAAAAAATCATAGAACTTGATGAAATAAATAAAGTACTAGTGAAAAAACTGCTTGCTAGTTTGGACctagggaaaaaagagaatgcAAAGCAACAGGAGATGAGGTTGGACAACCAGAACTCTGAGGACACAGTGCAAGACTGTTCAAGGGATTTGGTAAATTGTTCAAAAGGACAAAACGCCCTTCCTGAAACTCAGCTAAGTAAGGAAAAAGCAAAGCACAGATTCCTTCACATTCAAGAAGAAAATATCAGACTGAGGAACAACATGGAGCAGTTACTACAGGAAGTGGAACACTGGAGTGTGGAACATACCGAACTCAGCAAACTAATAAAATCCTATCAGGAATCTCAGAATGACATCAATACTCTTAAAAATAATGGCACCCATTCCCTAACTCAAACAAATAATGAGTCAGCTAAGCAAGAGCTGGAGGAACAAGTGAAGAGACTGAGACGAGACACCTATTCATTGCACTTGATTGCAACCTTGCTGGAGAATGAATGCCAGATCTTAGAGCAGAGAGTAGAGCTGCTCGATGAACTCCGTCATCAGAAGGAAGAGCCTCTACAAGGGGAGCCAGTGCAAATGAATCACGAGCACAACGACAAGGAACAGAAGCCACCAGAGGCAGACAAGGTCAAAGTACATGAGAAAAACACGCCAGAAGTGGAAGGTGCATTTCACAAAAGAGATCAGTTCTTTAGAAGCCTGGATATTTGTCACAATAAGAAAGCTCATAATAACCAGTTCAATACTCGTATTGCAAAAAGAGCTCTTGTGGTAAAGAGGCCGGCTAGCAGCTTAAGTTAA